Below is a window of bacterium DNA.
AAGCAGTCGTACAGTCATCGAACCGACCAACTGCCATCGTTCAGGTCACTGGGGGTATCGGGATCCACTGGTACGAAGTCGAACCCCATCGACTCCCGCAGCGGAATCAACCCGCGAGCGTCTCCACGACTTCCAACCCGACTGCCCGAGTGACGTCGATCGGCGAACCGGCATTGAACACGGCCGCCTCTCTTCCTTGGAGGCACTCGTTTGGGAACGGTTCCAGCCCGATACGTTGCGGTTCGGAGTCGGCTTGGAGGTATCCGCCTCCGCCCTCCACATAGTCGCCGGGCCGCACCACTTGATGACCCTTCCGGATCCTGATCTCGAATGGATCGGACCGCGCCGTAGTCCCGGCCGGCCATACCACCGGGTATCGGTTCCCATTCGGACTTGACAGCCATACGCAACCGGCATCCATATCGATCTCCACGATCCCCGACACGATCGCATACATACGACCCGGGCTGAAGCCGGGGGGATGCACCCGGAAACCATCAGGTGGGGCCAACCCGGGCACGAACCCGTCCACGGTCTGGAGACCACCAGAACCGATCCAGAGAGCTATAGCCATGACAACGATGACTTGAAGGCAGCGCCTACCCAACACCATCCCTCACAATCTGAGAACGAAGCAATCGGTTCGTCTGCGTCCAGCTCCGATCGTTCATGTTCTGACCACACGGACGCTGATCAGGCTTATTCAGCCACATCATATGCAAGCGACCGCCCTTCACCCGGCTTCGAGGCGAGAATCCCCTTGGGCCGGACCTGATGAGCGATGCGCGAGGGACTTGAGCTCCAAGCCCAGGCCGGCCACCATCAGGTAGGCCTTGTCCGCCCTTGACGCGACCAGTTGGTTCACTCGGCCCAGCACGTCCCGGTACTCCCTTCCGAGCGGTGATGCGGGCACGATGCCTTGGCCGACCTCGTTGCTGACCAGGATCCACCTGCCGTCCGCGGCGTCTATCAGGTCGAGCAGGCGCCCCACCGTCTCGAGGACCGCGCCCTCGGTATCGGAGGCCTCCTCATCCTGGAGGAGGAGGTTGCTCACCCACAGGGTCAGGCAGTCGAGGACGAACGTGTCGTAGCGATCGATGAGGGGCCGGACCGCCCTGGTGACATGGATCGGCTCCTCGAGGGTGTCCCAATGCTCCGGCCGGTAGCGCCGGTGAGCGGCGATGCGCTTCTGCATCGCCTCGTCAAGCGCTTCGGCGGTGGCGATGAAGAGCACCCTGCCCCCGTCCCGCGCCAAGCGTTCCGCCGTGGTGCTCTTTCCGGAGCGAGCCCCGCCGAGGATGAGTAGCAGCTCGCCGGGGCGAGCTGCGGTGCGGTCCGAGCCGTCAGGCATCGAAGCCCGGCCCCAGATGGCTGGTGTCGTTGAGCAGGTCGATGGTCGCTCCGCCCTCGTCGAACGTGGTGATGACGGACAGCCCGGCGTTCGACAACCGGAGCCTCCACATCGATTCGACCGGCAGCCCGAGCATCGAGACCATCATGGCGCGCAGGGTGCCTCCGTGGGAAACCACCAGGATGTTCCCATCGGTTCCGGCGTGCCGCTCCGCGATTCGGGCCGCGGCGCCGGCTGCCCGCGCGAACAACTCCAGGTCGCTCTCCCCTCCCGGCGGAGCGAATGCCGGCCTCTCGTCGAACA
It encodes the following:
- the cobU gene encoding bifunctional adenosylcobinamide kinase/adenosylcobinamide-phosphate guanylyltransferase — its product is MPDGSDRTAARPGELLLILGGARSGKSTTAERLARDGGRVLFIATAEALDEAMQKRIAAHRRYRPEHWDTLEEPIHVTRAVRPLIDRYDTFVLDCLTLWVSNLLLQDEEASDTEGAVLETVGRLLDLIDAADGRWILVSNEVGQGIVPASPLGREYRDVLGRVNQLVASRADKAYLMVAGLGLELKSLAHRSSGPAQGDSRLEAG
- a CDS encoding histidine phosphatase family protein, whose amino-acid sequence is MRHGETEWNRVGRAQGQADPPLNREGREQAEAVAARLAPVVFEAAYSSDLRRAAETAAPVMRGRDIPIVYRRDLREQSFGEWEGMTYEELQLRYPAMLEELFDERPAFAPPGGESDLELFARAAGAAARIAERHAGTDGNILVVSHGGTLRAMMVSMLGLPVESMWRLRLSNAGLSVITTFDEGGATIDLLNDTSHLGPGFDA